The DNA sequence GTTTTTGGAGCAAATCTCCTTGTCATGATTTTGCTGGCTCTTGCTTCTTCCCCCTTATTTCCCAAAACGATTTTACCTCTAATACCAGCACTTCGCTCGTCTTGGTTGGTGTGGCATGTAATTATGGCTATTATCGGGGAAGCGTTTTTTGCTGTAGGTTTTATTGCTTCCATCTGCTATTTGAACGCTACGGAAAACAAGCGAAAAGCGGAAATAGACAGGCTGGCATATATTACAAATACTATTGGTTTCTTGTTCTATACTTTGGGAGGAATTATCTTTGGAGCAATCTGGGCTCACTACGCCTGGGGAAGATTTTGGGGATGGGACCCAAAAGAAACTTGGGCTCTGATAACCGCTGTTATTTATGCAATTTACTTAACTTTACGTTTAACAAATTTAATAAGATCCAAAATAGCTGCGATATTATCAATTACAGGTTTTTTATTAGCTTTGTTTGCATTTTTTGGTGTAAATTATTTTCTGTCGGGTTTACATGGTTATAATTAAAATTTTAAAATAGGAGAATTATGAAAAAATTTTTATTAGCTGTTGCTGTTTTATGGATAATTGCGATTTCCTTTTCTCTGATTTGGAATTTAAAAATTGATTCTAAAAATGAAATAAGCCTTGCAAATAAGGGCTCACAGGCTTTTTTTAAACAAGCAGTCATTTCTCGTGCCTGGAATGCCGGACACGGCGGTGTATATGTTCCAATAAGCGAAAAGGTTCAACCCAATCCTTATTTAGATGACAAGAATCGCGATGTTACTACTAAGAATGGAATTAAATTAACCAAAATAAATCCAGCCTACATGACAAGACAAACTTCGGAAATTGCTCAAGAAAGGGGAGATGTCCGTTTCCATATAACCAGTCTGAATCCAATAAGACCAGCCAATAAAGCCACACCATGGGAAACAGAAGCTCTGAAAAGTTTTGAAAAAGGAACAAAAGAATACGGAAAATTTGTTTCAGATAGTTCCGGAGTTCGAGTTTATCGTTATATGGCACCGCTTATAACAACAGAAGGATGCCTCAAATGCCATGCAAAACAAGGCTACAAAATTGGAGATATTCGAGGAGGAATTAGCGTTACGATTCCTTTTGAGAAAAAAAATGCCCAATGGAGACTCTGGCTCATCCATGTATTTGGCGTAATATCTGGCTTGTCTGCTCTCGTTTATTTTGGTAATCAAGTTGAAAAGGCACAGACGAAAACACGGGATTATTCTACAAAATTGGAGCAAAGTTCTCAGGAAATAATAAATAAGAATGCGGAACTTGATATTGCGC is a window from the Candidatus Cloacimonadota bacterium genome containing:
- the ccsA gene encoding cytochrome c biogenesis protein CcsA, which produces MTSISKFSFTANQFAETNFLLATIAFTLVLLALSIQIYFLLRESHRPDPISHYILSISFFLLVFIIIQRSLFIQYFSVTNTFEVLLIFSAIILFILIFYRLKRQESAEAFIVFGANLLVMILLALASSPLFPKTILPLIPALRSSWLVWHVIMAIIGEAFFAVGFIASICYLNATENKRKAEIDRLAYITNTIGFLFYTLGGIIFGAIWAHYAWGRFWGWDPKETWALITAVIYAIYLTLRLTNLIRSKIAAILSITGFLLALFAFFGVNYFLSGLHGYN